CGCCTCTCACACCTACACAACTCTCCTATAAAAGCACCTCTACGCCAGAGCAGCATCACTCAAAGCCACCAAGCAGCGGCAGCCTCTCGCGCAGAGTGTTCAGAGCAGCAGCTCCCACTTCCACCCTGCGCGCATGGGATCCTTGGGCCCCACCGTGAGCTTAAGCATCATGGCCAAGCCCGGCTGTGGCCAGCTGCCGGAGATGGAGAGGAAGGAGGGCGGCAGCAGGTGCGGCGGCTGCGGCTTCCGGATGCCGCTGCACTACCCGCGCTACAAGAAGGCGGACTACGAGGCCATGCCGGAGTGGCGCGTCGACTGCCTGCTCCGCGAGTACGGCCTCCCCGCCGACGGCGACCTCGACAGCAAGCGCCGCTTCGCCATGGGCGCCTTCCTCTGGCCCGACCAGTACTGATCCAATTCCAACCAGACAAGCTCAGCGCTGCGTGCCGGCCGTGATTCTCGTCATATTCAGAGGATCAGCTGCATCTGCAAGCGGCATCAGTTATATATAGCGAGACCTGATCATCTCGATCCTATACTCTCACTATTTACATGTTAATTACCATCTGCTTGTAGTTGTAGCGGCCGGACATGATACATTCTAAGAGCCCGTTTGGAGGGGCAGTACTGTAGCATGGAGCCGGAGAAGCACGAAATCGTGGCTCCACCGGCTCCTCCTCTTCTCAGTTCATTTTCTACCTCGAAATCCAAAACGGCTCCATACTACAGTGATTTTACAGAGGAGCACCTGCGAGCTATGCCAAACACAGCCCAAGTATATATAGCTGAGCTGCTGTATCGTAGTATAGCTATGGAATAAGAGTTGTTTATTTTGTCAGAAATGTGGCGTTCTGCCATCTGTGCACGCTTTGATGTTCACAAACTCTCAGTTGTGTTGCAGGCAGAGGCAGGCATGAAGAAATGTCTCTCTGCCTGTCTCTGTAGTCTCAACTGCTCCAACTGGAAAACTCTGATATGTTTCAGAAACTGAATCATGATAAAGAAACAGGGTTCCAACTTCCATTGTCCGGACTGTGAGCCTATTGTTTCAGGAACCTGTGATCCAAACGTAGCGGGGTTTCGGAAAGAATTCAGGCGGATCCATGGCGATAACCGGGGCATGCAAAGCCAAATTAAAACCGTCCATGGTTTTGCAGATCAACTAACGCCTCTCGTCCGGCAACACCACACACAGACTCGTGCCCACGAAGATAGCCTGCTACCCCGTGCCGAATTCTCTAGAAGCATCATAACAAGTGTTGTGAGTATGTGACGCAAATCCCTGCACGCATCTAGTGGATGCCAGCGTTACCTAGTAACTGAAGCGGCTGTAGGTGGATTTGCGGTTGCTATAGTTGGTCTAGCGGATAGACGGATACACCACCTTTCCCCATATATGAAAAAAAGAAACActcataaaaaatattaaaaaaaacatTAGGAATTTATTTTCAGGGGGCGGATACACCATAATCTTTCcccataaaaaaaaagaaatactcATAAAATATCGAAAAAAATAAATTAGGAATTGATTTTTAGTGATGGTTGGCTTGATAATTAATACTAGCAAACATTCCCGTATGTTGTAATGGGAGAAAAAAGCTATTACACGTTTGACCTCTTTGCTTCAGTTTGTTGCACAGCTGCAGCGGCTAAGCTTAATTTGTATATGTGCTCCTTTTGATGTTGTGAGTGGTTGAAGCAATAATCACTCGTTAATAGAAACACAAGTAGTgatttatgtttataattcacaTATTTCCACTTGTACATGGAGATCTTTGCTCATGCAGGAAAACTatgcaaaaatataaaaaatcaAGCAACTAGAAACAATTAGAGCAAGGTGGGCCACCATAGGCCACTTGGTGGCGTCGTCCGGCCCCACCATGGCGCTGGCTGGCATGACACTTCAAGTGTCGCCTCACCAATCTATGGGAAATGGCCAAGAAACACACCTCCAAGCCCTCTCCACCGTTGATTCCAAGTCGGTGCATGATCAAGGGCCGAAAAGAGGCATCACATGGATTGCTGACTCATCATCCGGTATGTCAGGTGCTCAAATGGACAAATGGTGTTCATACCGACACTCT
The nucleotide sequence above comes from Miscanthus floridulus cultivar M001 chromosome 18, ASM1932011v1, whole genome shotgun sequence. Encoded proteins:
- the LOC136521859 gene encoding uncharacterized protein yields the protein MGSLGPTVSLSIMAKPGCGQLPEMERKEGGSRCGGCGFRMPLHYPRYKKADYEAMPEWRVDCLLREYGLPADGDLDSKRRFAMGAFLWPDQY